ACCAGCTGGTTTCACTGTCTTGGCAATAAGCGTTGTTGTTGCCATTTTGGGTATGTGATAGCACATCAGCCGTTAATATATGAGGAATACCAAACGCAAAAATTAAGCTCGCCATGAAGTTACGTTTTTGTTTTTCACGGGTGGCGATAATAAGCATGTTCTCAGAAGGACCTTCTACTCCGTAGTTTTCTGAGCGGTTATCTCCATGCCCATCTCGGTTGTGTTCGCCATTATCTTCATTGTGCTTATGCTTGTAGGAAACAAGATCTTGCATAGTGAAGCCGTCATGGTAGGTAATGTAATTGACGGTCAGTTTATGAGGCCAATTGGCGGCACTGTAGAGATCGCGCGAACCCATTAGTCGAGTGGCAAACTCTTTTAAATAGCCTTGATCACCACGCCAGAAGCTACGGGTAATGTCACGCAGTTTATCGTTACATTCATTCCAGCCAAGAGGGAAATTGCCTACTTGATAACCATTTGGGCCTATATCCCAAGGTTCTGCAATAAGTTTGGTTTCGCGTAGGGTTGGATCTTGGGCAACAGCTTTGAAAAAGGCTGCTTCAGGGTTAAAATTGTCCCCTTGTCTACCTAGAGTTGCGGCTAAATCGAAGCGAAAACCATCAACTTTGAACTCTTTGACCCAATAGCGAAGAGTATCCATCACAAGGTTGAGTGCTGGTTGGTATGTTAAATCAACGGTATTACCGCAGCCTGTAAAGTTGGCATAATGGCAACCGTGTTTAATATATACACGTGAATCTAGAGCTTTCCAGTTGAATACTGGCCCACCTTCACCGCTCTCCGCCGTATGGTTATACACCACATCTAAAATGACTTCGATGCCATTTTTGTGCAGTTCCCGAATGGCTGTTTTTAGCTCAGTTACCGCATCATTTTTAGCATATCTAGGGTCAGGAACCATGAATAAATATGGGTTATATCCCCAATAATTAACCTTATCCATCTCTAATAGATGGGGCTCATGCATGCATGCCGCAACGGGTAATAGTTGGATAGAGTTAATATTTTGTTGTTTGTAAAAGGCGAGCATTTCGGGGCTGTATAAGCCTAAATAAGTGCCTTTTTCGCTTTCATTTAAATTTGGATTCAGCTTAGTTAAGCCTTTTACATGAGTTTCAAAAAGAACGGTGTCTTCTTTGGGAATTCTTGGTTGCTCAATACCTTGCCAATCAAACTTATCGTCAATGACAACACATTTTGGCATAGAGAAGCTTTTTTCTGAGCTATAAGGTGTCTCGTAGTGGAGTGCTTTATCAATGGCTTTAGCATAAGGGTCAGATAAAAGGTGTAATCCCTTTTCTGTTTCAATAATGTAACCATATTTTTGCTGTGCTTTGATGTTTGGAATATGGGTATAACGAATCCCTGCATATTCACCTTCTAAAGGGAAGGTTTCAAACTTATCTTGCTCATCAAATAGAGCAAGTTTTATCGATTTGCATTCCGGAGCATAGATGGAAAAATTACAGCCATTATTTTTGAGCGTAGCGCCAAGTGGATAAGGGCGAGAGAGCGTTTTTGTCATGTTAGGAATTCTTTTTCATTTACTACACGGATAGAACTATTAGTAAAAAGCTTTGTCTCAACAAGGTCAAGCACCTTATTTAGATAAATGTTTATGTAATTAAATTACATTTTTATGAATGGGTTTAACAAAACTATGACTTAGTTATCGTTTTGTCAGGGTATCCGATATAAATCGATCGCCTCCTCCCCCCTGTTTGTGTGATCAAAGCTAAATAAACGTCATTCTGTAATTTATCTCATCCCTAATCATCCCCCTTAAATTTAATTAAGGTGGAGGAAGTCAGCCTTCTCATCCTTGCCTATTATGGACCTCGTTGAAACAACCGGGGACTTGTTCCCATCTTACCTCTTTTTTCGATGCGACCTGTTTACTGCCTTTACAGGATGCATCGCAAAAAGAACCAAAAAATTATAAGTCGTCCATAAATTATAAATCATCCTTGATGGAGTTAAGAATGAATAAAGTAAGTTTAATTGCTGCTGCAGTGGCATCTACATTAGCTGCGGGTTCTGCATTCGCTGCTGCTACTGATACTGTAACTGATGGTTGGGAAGTACATGGTTACATGTCTTCGAACGTTCGTGTTGTTGATGGTACAACGACAGATACTGAATTTGGTCGCCCAGACTACAAAACAGCGGGTACTCACGGTAAGAGTACAAACCAAGTCGAATTCACAATTAAAAAGCACAGTGAATACGAAAATGGTGTTTGGGCTGATTATGTAGTTCGTACCGAATTTGGTAACGGTAACTCTTACGCTTATTCATCTGATGGTGACGAAGCTGTACGTGATGAAGATGGCTTTGCTGTTAAAGAAGCATTTGTTGAGCTAGGTGGTATTCTAGGTGAAGACACTTCTATTTGGGGTGGTCAACGCTTCTTAAACCGTGCTGCGGGTATTCTTTCTGGTGAGTTCTGGAAACAATCTTCAGGTATTGGTGCGGGTATCCAAACTAAACTTGGTGGCAACACTGCTGGTATCGCTTATGTAATGGCTGATTCGATTGATGCTTTTGGTGATAAACATAAAACTGAACCACGTACTACATTATCTTCAATCGATATGTATTACTACGGTGTAGATGCTGGTATTGGTAGTCTTGATTTTGACCTAAAACTTGGTAAGCAAGTGTTAGATGGCGAAAATGATGACGGCGTAGGTGCTTCTGTAACATTAAATACTAGCTACTATGGCCTTGATGGTTGGACTCAAAACGCAATTGCTTACGGTTCTGGTGTAATGCAAAACCGTGGTGTGAACTTTGGTAACTGGTCTGGCGGCAATGATGACGCTGAGTCACTATTCCTAACATCTTACGGTGTACTGAACATTTCAGATAAAGTGCAACTAGGTACAGAAGTAGCCTACTTTACGGCTCTTGACCAACTGTTTGGTGCGGAAGGTCTGACTCGTTACATCGTAGCTGCTCGTCCTTCTTATAAGCTTAATGATAATGTTCGTTTAGAAGCAACAGCTTCATACGGCCATGAAGAAGGTGATGAAGGTTACTGGGGTCGTACTGGCGATGCTGTAGAAAGCAACATCATTAACCTTGAAATTGCAACTGCATTTACAGCTAACTCAGACTACTTTGGTCGCCCACAAGTTAAGCCATACATCAGCTACATTAAAGCCGATGATGAAGCAAGTGCGGGCATTATTGGTATTGAAAACGGCGATGACCAATTTGTATTCGGTGTACACACTGAAATCTGGTTCTAAATCGTTTAGTATTAAGGGCAGCCTTTGGGCTGCCTTTTTGACGTTATGCCCTACAAGTTATAGTTGATGGTTATAACCCACAAGCAACCTATAGTGAGAAAACAATGATTAATAAAAAAAGCTCTATATTAGCCGTAGTGTTAGGTGCCTTACTTAGCGGTTGTGCTTCAGATGCTCAAGTTAAGCTTGAATTGACTCCCCCAACGAATTCTGAAGTTTGTTGTACCACCTATTCTGAATTCCCTTTTGTTCAGCTACAAGATAATGAAGATATTAAATTTGATATCGATTTAGCATCTCCAGTCGGTTCATTTGTTTCTGGTAACAGCCACTTTGCCGCATTTCGCTTCAGTGATCGCTCACAAGAAGTCAAAATCGAATTAGCAAGTCGATTCATTGATGACAGCGTATTTGCTCCGACCGCTCTATTACTTGATGAAAATTTTCAAGTGGTCACTCAATATAAATTAGAAGACTTTCAAACACTGCCATCAAATGCATTTACCAGTACTCGTTACATCGCGAGTTTTCGTGCGGATGCGGCAAAAACGCCATATCTAGTGGTTTACACGCCAGCAGATTTACTGGGAGAAAGTATTAAGGTTGATCACCCAGCAAAAGTCCGAGCGAAAGAGTTTGGCGAAGTGATGCCGATGGTAACGGATCCTGTTTATACGCATCAACTAGGGGGTAAGTTAGAACTTGAAGTTGAAACGCTTAAGTTGCGCCCATTTAGAGCGATTTCTAAAACGGTTGAACAACCTGCTAAAGTCGTTAAACAAGAACCCGCTGCTAGCGTCGTGAAAACGAAAACAGCAATTGCAGCTCAACCTGAATCAACGAAGTTCTACATTTCTGCCATTCAAAATGCTGTGAAGTCTAATGATATTCCAAAAGCGCTTAGCTTATTAGATGAAGCGAAAGCGTTGAATATTGAAGGTGCGCAAGAAGCGTTTGTAAAAGCCGTCAATTCAAAATAATTTCACTCAATAATGTGCCTCAGTTTTACTGGGGCATTTTTTTATCTAAAGAAAATGTATTTATGAGGAAAATCATGTCTCATTTTGATCCTAAGCGTCTGCACTGTATTGATGATTTTTTTATGCCGCAACTGAATCGACATCGTGGCATTCATATCTACCTGCCCAATGGTTATGACGATTCTAGCTTGAGTTATCCTGTGATTTACATG
Above is a window of Vibrio cortegadensis DNA encoding:
- the glgX gene encoding glycogen debranching protein GlgX, coding for MTKTLSRPYPLGATLKNNGCNFSIYAPECKSIKLALFDEQDKFETFPLEGEYAGIRYTHIPNIKAQQKYGYIIETEKGLHLLSDPYAKAIDKALHYETPYSSEKSFSMPKCVVIDDKFDWQGIEQPRIPKEDTVLFETHVKGLTKLNPNLNESEKGTYLGLYSPEMLAFYKQQNINSIQLLPVAACMHEPHLLEMDKVNYWGYNPYLFMVPDPRYAKNDAVTELKTAIRELHKNGIEVILDVVYNHTAESGEGGPVFNWKALDSRVYIKHGCHYANFTGCGNTVDLTYQPALNLVMDTLRYWVKEFKVDGFRFDLAATLGRQGDNFNPEAAFFKAVAQDPTLRETKLIAEPWDIGPNGYQVGNFPLGWNECNDKLRDITRSFWRGDQGYLKEFATRLMGSRDLYSAANWPHKLTVNYITYHDGFTMQDLVSYKHKHNEDNGEHNRDGHGDNRSENYGVEGPSENMLIIATREKQKRNFMASLIFAFGIPHILTADVLSHTQNGNNNAYCQDSETSWLNWESNERKDYFKGWLSEMIRARQEFMVPFIKAFSGEGRNNNRIFWRRIDGTLMEHDDWNRLSSVALHLGIDSDGAEMVYLINQTSAPARFKLPNDKNQIWETICDTNLRNVQHGHAEGEVLLSPTSMAILHFRPKN
- a CDS encoding carbohydrate porin → MNKVSLIAAAVASTLAAGSAFAAATDTVTDGWEVHGYMSSNVRVVDGTTTDTEFGRPDYKTAGTHGKSTNQVEFTIKKHSEYENGVWADYVVRTEFGNGNSYAYSSDGDEAVRDEDGFAVKEAFVELGGILGEDTSIWGGQRFLNRAAGILSGEFWKQSSGIGAGIQTKLGGNTAGIAYVMADSIDAFGDKHKTEPRTTLSSIDMYYYGVDAGIGSLDFDLKLGKQVLDGENDDGVGASVTLNTSYYGLDGWTQNAIAYGSGVMQNRGVNFGNWSGGNDDAESLFLTSYGVLNISDKVQLGTEVAYFTALDQLFGAEGLTRYIVAARPSYKLNDNVRLEATASYGHEEGDEGYWGRTGDAVESNIINLEIATAFTANSDYFGRPQVKPYISYIKADDEASAGIIGIENGDDQFVFGVHTEIWF
- a CDS encoding MalM family protein codes for the protein MNKKSSILAVVLGALLSGCASDAQVKLELTPPTNSEVCCTTYSEFPFVQLQDNEDIKFDIDLASPVGSFVSGNSHFAAFRFSDRSQEVKIELASRFIDDSVFAPTALLLDENFQVVTQYKLEDFQTLPSNAFTSTRYIASFRADAAKTPYLVVYTPADLLGESIKVDHPAKVRAKEFGEVMPMVTDPVYTHQLGGKLELEVETLKLRPFRAISKTVEQPAKVVKQEPAASVVKTKTAIAAQPESTKFYISAIQNAVKSNDIPKALSLLDEAKALNIEGAQEAFVKAVNSK